Proteins from one Osmerus mordax isolate fOsmMor3 chromosome 21, fOsmMor3.pri, whole genome shotgun sequence genomic window:
- the plppr2b gene encoding phospholipid phosphatase-related protein type 5 isoform X1: MFYFQLVILAGTVLLAYYFEYTDTFPVHIQGFFCYDRTFSKPYPGPEDDSKAPPVLVYSLVTAIPTVTILIGEVTIFFVKSEGAQEKTIVTADCCYFNPLLRRIVRFLGVYSFGLFTTTIFANAGQVVTGNQTPHFLSACRPNYTALGCQSTMQYITERRACTGNPYLIVSARKSFPSKDAALSLYSAVYTVMYVTLVFRTKGTRLTKPTLCLTLLSLAVLVGVVRVTEHRNHWADVLAGYLTGGAIAAFLVTCVINNFQQTQMALPPLPPQPPVPPLGMPLVTLPRVEGPLEKLSGDYRTLRSHDHQPYQCPAPPDVLLPSRRCITSAV; encoded by the exons ATGTTCTATTTCCAGCTGGTGATCCTGGCAGGAACGGTTCTGCTGGCGTACTACTTTGAGTACACGGACACGTTCCCCGTTCACATCCAGGGGTTCTTCTGCTACGACAGGACGTTCTCCAAGCCGTACCCAGGACCAGAGGATGACAGCAAGGCACCCCCAGTGCTGGTCTACTCACTGGTCACTGCTATACCGACCGTTACG ATCCTGATAGGTGAGGTGACCATATTCTTTGTGAAGTCCGAGGGGGCTCAGGAGAAGACCATTGTGACGGCAGACTGCTGCTACTTTAACCCCCTCCTCCGCAGAATAGTCCGCTTCCTAG GTGTCTACTCCTTTGGCCTCTTCACCACCACCATTTTTGCAAACGCCGGCCAGGTGGTGACAGGAAACCAgacgcctcacttcctgtccgccTGCCGGCCCAACTACACGGCGCTGGGGTGTCAGTCCACCATGCAGTACATCACGGAGCGTCGCGCCTGCACAGGAAACCCCTACCTGATTGTGTCCGCCCGCAAATCCTTCCCCTCAAAAGACGCTGCTCTTAGCCTCTACTCAGCTGTCTACACTGTG ATGTACGTGACGCTGGTGTTCCGAACTAAGGGGACACGTTTGACCAAGCCGACCTTGTGTCTGACCCTGCTGTCGCTGGCCGTGCTGgtgggcgtggtcagagtgacggAGCACAGAAATCACTGGGCCGACGTCCTGGCTGGATACCTGACCGGAGGAGCCATCGCCGCCTTCCTG gTGACATGTGTGATCAACAACTTCCAGCAGACCCAGATGGCActgccccccttgcccccccagcCACCTGTGCCCCCCCTGGGTATGCCCCTGGTCACCTTGCCCCGCGTGGAGGGTCCACTCGAAAAGTTAAGTGG GGACTACCGTACTCTGAGATCACATGACCATCAGCCATACCAGTGCCCCGCCCCTCCCGATGTGCTCCTCCCCTCGCGGCGCTGCATCACCAGCGCAGTCTAG
- the plppr2b gene encoding phospholipid phosphatase-related protein type 5 isoform X2: protein MFYFQLVILAGTVLLAYYFEYTDTFPVHIQGFFCYDRTFSKPYPGPEDDSKAPPVLVYSLVTAIPTVTILIGEVTIFFVKSEGAQEKTIVTADCCYFNPLLRRIVRFLGVYSFGLFTTTIFANAGQVVTGNQTPHFLSACRPNYTALGCQSTMQYITERRACTGNPYLIVSARKSFPSKDAALSLYSAVYTVMYVTLVFRTKGTRLTKPTLCLTLLSLAVLVGVVRVTEHRNHWADVLAGYLTGGAIAAFLVTCVINNFQQTQMALPPLPPQPPVPPLGMPLVTLPRVEGPLENRFPDYRTLRSHDHQPYQCPAPPDVLLPSRRCITSAV, encoded by the exons ATGTTCTATTTCCAGCTGGTGATCCTGGCAGGAACGGTTCTGCTGGCGTACTACTTTGAGTACACGGACACGTTCCCCGTTCACATCCAGGGGTTCTTCTGCTACGACAGGACGTTCTCCAAGCCGTACCCAGGACCAGAGGATGACAGCAAGGCACCCCCAGTGCTGGTCTACTCACTGGTCACTGCTATACCGACCGTTACG ATCCTGATAGGTGAGGTGACCATATTCTTTGTGAAGTCCGAGGGGGCTCAGGAGAAGACCATTGTGACGGCAGACTGCTGCTACTTTAACCCCCTCCTCCGCAGAATAGTCCGCTTCCTAG GTGTCTACTCCTTTGGCCTCTTCACCACCACCATTTTTGCAAACGCCGGCCAGGTGGTGACAGGAAACCAgacgcctcacttcctgtccgccTGCCGGCCCAACTACACGGCGCTGGGGTGTCAGTCCACCATGCAGTACATCACGGAGCGTCGCGCCTGCACAGGAAACCCCTACCTGATTGTGTCCGCCCGCAAATCCTTCCCCTCAAAAGACGCTGCTCTTAGCCTCTACTCAGCTGTCTACACTGTG ATGTACGTGACGCTGGTGTTCCGAACTAAGGGGACACGTTTGACCAAGCCGACCTTGTGTCTGACCCTGCTGTCGCTGGCCGTGCTGgtgggcgtggtcagagtgacggAGCACAGAAATCACTGGGCCGACGTCCTGGCTGGATACCTGACCGGAGGAGCCATCGCCGCCTTCCTG gTGACATGTGTGATCAACAACTTCCAGCAGACCCAGATGGCActgccccccttgcccccccagcCACCTGTGCCCCCCCTGGGTATGCCCCTGGTCACCTTGCCCCGCGTGGAGGGTCCACTCGAAAA CAGGTTCCCGGACTACCGTACTCTGAGATCACATGACCATCAGCCATACCAGTGCCCCGCCCCTCCCGATGTGCTCCTCCCCTCGCGGCGCTGCATCACCAGCGCAGTCTAG